A single genomic interval of Lactococcus sp. S-13 harbors:
- a CDS encoding carbohydrate ABC transporter permease, which translates to MKQSYQNSLRARRILIYICFGILTLLSLLPFAVMLVDSTRSVVQLYSGVSLLPGSSLAHNLRVLFGYDFNLARGMFNSTFVAVISTVLSLYCSALGAYALVAYDFKGKRLVYAFVVALIMIPGQVSMIGFYQFMIQLNLLNNYIPLILPGICAPTTVFFLVEYMGTVYNKDYADSARLDGASEIKIFHSVMLPMMKPGLATMAIFGFVFSWNNFLMPLMLISDKHLYTLPMMVQTMTALGAGGKTVEWGAVYSGLSIAIAPIIIVYLILSRLIVGGGTAGGVKG; encoded by the coding sequence ATGAAGCAAAGTTATCAAAATTCCCTGAGAGCACGGCGTATCTTAATTTACATCTGCTTTGGAATCCTTACTCTACTAAGCCTCCTGCCTTTTGCTGTCATGTTAGTAGATTCAACTCGTTCAGTTGTTCAATTATATAGTGGCGTCTCCCTCTTGCCGGGTAGCTCTTTAGCCCATAATTTGCGTGTCCTATTTGGTTACGATTTTAACCTGGCGCGTGGGATGTTTAACTCTACTTTTGTAGCTGTTATTTCTACAGTACTCTCTCTTTATTGTTCTGCATTGGGAGCTTACGCTCTGGTAGCCTATGATTTTAAAGGCAAACGGCTTGTCTATGCTTTTGTCGTTGCGCTCATTATGATTCCTGGGCAAGTTTCTATGATTGGATTTTATCAATTCATGATTCAATTAAATTTGCTCAATAATTATATCCCTTTGATTCTTCCAGGGATATGTGCACCGACTACAGTATTCTTCCTCGTCGAATATATGGGAACAGTTTATAATAAAGATTATGCAGATTCTGCACGGCTAGATGGCGCTAGTGAAATTAAAATTTTCCACTCTGTGATGTTACCAATGATGAAACCAGGTCTCGCCACAATGGCAATTTTTGGCTTTGTCTTTAGCTGGAATAATTTCCTCATGCCTTTAATGCTCATTTCTGATAAACATCTTTATACCTTACCCATGATGGTACAAACAATGACTGCACTTGGAGCAGGAGGAAAGACAGTTGAATGGGGTGCTGTTTATTCAGGACTTTCAATTGCGATTGCACCAATTATTATTGTTTATCTTATTCTATCACGTCTAATTGTCGGTGGTGGAACAGCAGGAGGGGTGAAAGGTTGA
- a CDS encoding glycoside hydrolase family 43 protein: MNQRKERVDSVFNPIIPGFSPDPSICRVVNDYYLCNSSFSYFPGLPIYHSTDLIHWEFLSFAINRSEQMDFSGGDTSRGLFAPTLRYHNGTFYIVCTNISHGGNFLIYSSNLKEWSDPVWLEADGIDPSLYFEKDKVYYCGTHAPNGAEMDGLNNRIFLAELDIKTGNLSNSTDIWQAVMRGAVWPEGPHIYRIKDYYYLLYAEGGTSTEHAVMVARSHELFGPYENCPHNPILTHRHLGPHFPLRNVGHGDLVDDSTENWWMVCLASRFRENADNMGRETFLVKIEFISGWPYACLGKGMLSEQTRGERIIVDFNKSSELLQLKTTNQEWWSLKDDKWILDGGTEVGSDGPHLLVIRQQSFDFELEASVNVSSDAGLILYQNEENYLTYTEREIEIVKAARVEKILSSSRNPFLRINVKNQIATFNGENPINISFLGSTQAGGFVGTMIGIFNRGDARAIFCNIKAQFDI; the protein is encoded by the coding sequence ATGAATCAAAGAAAAGAGAGGGTAGATTCAGTTTTCAATCCGATTATTCCTGGATTTTCGCCAGACCCATCAATTTGTCGAGTAGTGAATGACTATTATCTTTGCAATTCCAGCTTTTCTTATTTTCCAGGCTTGCCGATTTATCATTCGACGGACCTGATTCATTGGGAATTTTTGAGTTTCGCTATTAACCGTAGTGAACAAATGGATTTTTCAGGAGGAGATACATCACGCGGACTCTTTGCTCCAACGCTTCGCTACCATAATGGAACTTTCTATATTGTCTGTACAAATATATCACATGGCGGGAATTTTCTAATTTACTCGTCCAACTTGAAAGAATGGTCAGATCCAGTTTGGTTAGAGGCTGATGGGATTGATCCAAGCCTATATTTTGAAAAGGATAAAGTTTATTATTGCGGGACGCATGCACCGAATGGTGCAGAAATGGATGGTTTAAACAATCGAATCTTTTTGGCAGAACTTGATATCAAGACAGGCAATTTGTCTAATTCGACAGATATTTGGCAAGCAGTGATGCGGGGGGCGGTTTGGCCTGAGGGACCGCATATTTATCGGATTAAAGATTATTACTACTTGCTTTATGCCGAGGGTGGAACCTCAACAGAGCATGCGGTCATGGTGGCACGTAGTCATGAGCTATTTGGTCCTTATGAAAATTGCCCTCATAATCCTATTTTGACCCATCGCCATTTGGGGCCACATTTTCCTTTGCGTAATGTGGGGCATGGCGATTTGGTTGATGACAGTACAGAAAATTGGTGGATGGTTTGCCTAGCAAGTCGTTTTCGGGAAAATGCGGATAATATGGGACGTGAGACTTTTTTGGTGAAGATTGAATTTATCAGTGGCTGGCCCTATGCTTGTTTGGGAAAAGGAATGTTATCTGAGCAAACACGAGGTGAGCGGATTATTGTAGATTTTAATAAAAGTTCTGAGCTTTTACAATTAAAGACCACGAATCAAGAGTGGTGGTCTTTGAAAGATGACAAATGGATACTTGATGGCGGAACTGAGGTTGGTTCAGACGGACCACATTTGTTAGTGATACGACAACAATCCTTTGATTTTGAGTTAGAAGCGAGTGTGAATGTTTCATCTGATGCAGGATTAATTCTCTATCAAAATGAAGAAAATTATCTCACTTATACAGAGCGGGAAATCGAAATTGTCAAAGCAGCTAGAGTTGAAAAAATTTTATCTTCTAGTAGGAACCCTTTTCTAAGAATTAATGTCAAAAATCAGATTGCCACATTCAATGGTGAAAATCCTATTAACATTAGCTTCTTGGGGAGTACACAAGCTGGAGGATTTGTTGGAACAATGATTGGGATTTTTAACCGAGGAGATGCACGAGCGATTTTCTGCAATATTAAGGCTCAGTTTGATATATAG
- a CDS encoding glycosyl hydrolase family 8 — protein MENLLLQVAPAEEIQEKLEKVFETLFGQNSSERIYYEATDTAYIVDTGNDDVRTEGMSYGMMIALQLDKPKMFSRLWNWVKRYMTVPKGHENEGYFIWSCARDGSPNSDGAAPDGEEYFAATLLLAEQKWKIKAYGDEARALLHAMVHKGEKEDGYPMFEPDNTYIKFVAQLHITDPSYHLPHFYKLYAKYGNPEDADFFLKAEEESRKFWLKSADAKTGLTPEYADYEGKPYDIDGHWTFFSDAYRTVANIGLDYVWEKKDIGQSQIALNIQKFFKPYLENGEEIPVFKINGEALTKEEQNAQDFPPLKVHHPVGLWATLAQASLVTIDFDKDLALKYLNYFWNLEPRKGKYRYYDNLLYFFALLALSGNYRKGW, from the coding sequence ATGGAAAATTTATTATTACAGGTTGCTCCTGCAGAAGAAATTCAAGAGAAGCTGGAAAAGGTCTTTGAAACACTTTTTGGACAAAATTCTTCTGAACGTATTTACTATGAAGCAACAGATACAGCCTATATTGTTGATACAGGCAACGATGATGTTCGAACTGAGGGAATGTCTTATGGGATGATGATTGCTCTCCAACTAGACAAACCTAAGATGTTTTCTCGTCTGTGGAATTGGGTAAAAAGATATATGACCGTTCCAAAAGGACATGAGAATGAAGGTTATTTTATCTGGTCCTGTGCGCGTGATGGGAGTCCCAATAGTGATGGAGCGGCACCAGATGGAGAGGAATACTTTGCTGCGACATTGTTGCTGGCTGAGCAAAAATGGAAAATCAAAGCGTATGGAGATGAAGCGAGAGCTTTGCTTCACGCGATGGTCCATAAGGGAGAAAAAGAGGATGGTTACCCGATGTTTGAACCAGACAATACTTATATTAAATTTGTCGCTCAGCTCCATATAACCGACCCTTCCTATCATTTGCCCCATTTCTACAAGCTCTATGCAAAATATGGAAATCCAGAAGATGCGGACTTCTTTTTAAAAGCTGAGGAAGAATCTCGAAAGTTTTGGCTAAAGTCAGCGGACGCTAAGACGGGACTCACACCAGAATATGCTGATTATGAAGGCAAACCTTATGATATTGACGGGCATTGGACTTTCTTTAGTGATGCTTATCGGACGGTTGCCAATATCGGGCTAGATTATGTCTGGGAGAAAAAAGATATTGGGCAAAGTCAGATTGCCTTAAATATTCAAAAATTCTTCAAACCTTATCTTGAAAATGGAGAAGAAATTCCTGTTTTTAAAATAAATGGGGAAGCTTTGACTAAAGAAGAACAGAATGCACAGGATTTTCCACCTTTGAAAGTACATCATCCAGTTGGACTTTGGGCAACTTTGGCGCAGGCTTCACTCGTCACTATTGATTTTGACAAAGATCTAGCTTTGAAATACCTTAATTATTTTTGGAATTTAGAGCCTAGGAAGGGGAAATATCGTTATTACGATAATTTACTTTACTTTTTTGCTCTGCTTGCTCTGAGTGGAAATTATAGAAAAGGGTGGTAA
- a CDS encoding polysaccharide deacetylase family protein: protein MTKEIALTFDDGPWGATTPRVLDILIKRKIPATFMIWGEHAKKYPEVLKRVATSGLFALGNHTYTHPQLNDLSESEIRQELLETDKIVQELTGLSLDFVRPPFGDCDSELLAMINRPVICWSLDTMSWKHGDAAKCVEQIYLAKDGDILLMHDMQEADAKALPQILDYLEEEKFIFKTIPGLLKKQGLDEPYIYYSRDRRNKSGF from the coding sequence ATGACAAAAGAAATTGCGTTGACTTTTGATGATGGGCCATGGGGTGCGACAACACCTCGAGTACTTGACATATTGATAAAACGGAAAATCCCCGCAACATTTATGATTTGGGGAGAGCATGCGAAAAAATATCCAGAGGTTTTAAAACGTGTTGCGACTAGTGGGTTATTCGCTTTGGGAAATCATACCTACACTCACCCACAGCTGAATGATTTGTCTGAAAGTGAAATTCGTCAGGAGTTGTTAGAAACAGACAAGATTGTTCAAGAGTTGACGGGCTTATCCCTTGACTTTGTGAGACCTCCTTTTGGCGATTGTGATTCCGAGCTTTTAGCAATGATTAACCGTCCAGTGATTTGCTGGTCGCTTGATACGATGAGCTGGAAACATGGAGATGCGGCCAAGTGCGTGGAGCAAATTTATTTGGCTAAGGATGGCGATATTTTGCTCATGCATGATATGCAGGAAGCTGATGCAAAGGCTCTACCTCAAATTTTGGATTATCTTGAAGAAGAAAAATTTATTTTTAAGACTATTCCAGGATTATTAAAAAAACAAGGATTAGATGAGCCTTATATCTATTATTCACGTGATAGACGAAATAAATCAGGATTTTGA
- a CDS encoding cation-translocating P-type ATPase, with protein sequence MQYYNQSSQETLKLTTSSTQGLSNKEVEQRQSRDGFNELKEKEKTSTWQLFIETLKDPMVIILLLVAFVQLFLGEFIESLVIFIVLMINSAVAVIQTKRAESSLDALRQMSAPSAKVLRQGEKKAIPARELVVGDIVSLEAGDFIPADGRLIEVQNLRVEEGMLTGESEPVEKISDSIEGEVGLGDRKNMVFSSSLVVYGRADFVVTAIATQTEIGKIAQLLETAEAKQTPLQQKLEKFGKQLGWAILALCALIFAVQILRLFTSNQVVDMQKAILDSFMFAVAVAVAAIPEALSSVVTIVLSVGTNKMAKQHAIMRNLPAVETLGSTSVICTDKTGTLTQNKMTVVETFLPSASTNQLTDLKQADQKLLLNAMVLCNDSSFSNEGQALGDPTEVALIAYSDKIGHPYQSLRNASARLAEFPFDSERKLMSTLNDFEGEKTIFVKGGPDVLFTRCNRIFLDGQVQSLTPELKAKFQEQNEIFSRKALRVLAYAYKPAAKAQDELTLEDEQDLILIGLSAMIDPPREAVYDSIAEAKKAGIRTIMITGDHKTTAQAIAKDIGLMDEDDRAVTGQELDAMSDEELRRELSNISVYARVSPENKIRIVRAWQQDHQVTAMTGDGVNDAPALKQADIGIAMGSGTDVAKDASSMILTDDNFVSIVTAVGIGRTVYDNIKKSISYLFSGNLGAIIAIVFALIVGWVNPFTALQLLFINLVNDSVPAIALGMEKAEPDVMAKPPRRLDEGIFANGLMRIILIRGSLIGVAAIISQYIGQKTSVEMGVAMAFTTLILARTLQTFAARSNSQNILRLGLTTNKYVLGAVTFCLALYSLTTLPFLREIFSIPASFGWTEWVCAAGLAVGAVIFMEIFKSLNGIIERRRAKLVFDKKYPK encoded by the coding sequence GTGCAGTATTACAACCAATCAAGTCAAGAAACCCTTAAATTGACAACAAGTTCGACACAAGGTTTGAGCAACAAAGAGGTCGAACAGCGTCAATCAAGAGATGGTTTCAACGAACTCAAAGAAAAAGAAAAAACATCTACTTGGCAACTTTTTATTGAAACGCTGAAAGACCCAATGGTTATCATCTTACTTTTAGTTGCTTTTGTGCAACTCTTTCTGGGTGAATTTATTGAATCTTTGGTTATTTTTATCGTTTTGATGATTAATTCTGCAGTAGCAGTTATTCAAACTAAACGAGCTGAAAGCTCCTTGGATGCTTTAAGACAGATGTCAGCACCCTCAGCAAAGGTATTGCGCCAAGGAGAGAAAAAAGCGATTCCTGCCCGTGAACTCGTAGTGGGCGATATCGTTTCTCTTGAAGCTGGTGATTTCATTCCTGCCGATGGTCGCTTGATAGAAGTCCAAAATCTTCGCGTTGAAGAAGGAATGCTGACAGGAGAATCTGAACCAGTCGAAAAAATTTCGGACTCTATTGAGGGTGAAGTTGGGCTTGGGGATCGTAAAAATATGGTCTTTAGCTCAAGTCTTGTCGTTTATGGACGAGCAGACTTTGTCGTTACTGCCATTGCCACTCAAACAGAGATTGGTAAAATCGCACAACTTTTAGAAACAGCCGAAGCGAAACAAACTCCACTCCAACAAAAATTAGAAAAATTCGGTAAACAATTAGGATGGGCAATCTTAGCGCTTTGTGCCTTGATATTTGCAGTCCAAATCTTGCGTTTATTTACATCAAATCAAGTTGTAGATATGCAAAAAGCAATCCTTGATTCTTTCATGTTTGCTGTCGCTGTCGCCGTCGCTGCTATTCCTGAGGCGCTCTCTTCAGTAGTTACCATTGTTCTTTCGGTTGGTACTAATAAAATGGCAAAACAACACGCGATTATGCGTAATCTTCCAGCTGTTGAAACACTAGGTTCAACTTCAGTCATTTGTACTGATAAGACAGGAACATTGACACAAAATAAAATGACCGTAGTCGAAACGTTTTTACCTTCAGCATCGACAAACCAACTGACTGATTTGAAGCAAGCCGATCAAAAACTTTTGCTTAACGCAATGGTATTGTGTAATGACTCTAGCTTTTCTAATGAAGGACAAGCACTTGGTGATCCGACCGAAGTTGCGCTAATTGCTTATAGCGATAAAATCGGCCACCCTTATCAAAGTTTACGTAATGCATCAGCACGCTTAGCTGAGTTTCCATTTGACTCAGAAAGAAAATTGATGAGCACGCTCAATGATTTTGAGGGTGAAAAAACAATTTTTGTTAAAGGTGGTCCAGATGTCCTATTCACTCGCTGCAATCGGATTTTCTTAGACGGTCAAGTTCAATCCTTAACGCCTGAATTAAAAGCAAAATTTCAAGAGCAGAATGAGATTTTTAGTCGAAAAGCTTTACGTGTTCTGGCTTATGCTTATAAACCAGCTGCAAAAGCACAGGATGAGTTAACACTTGAAGACGAACAAGATTTGATTCTGATTGGCTTATCAGCTATGATTGATCCACCACGTGAAGCTGTTTATGATTCGATTGCCGAGGCCAAAAAAGCAGGTATCCGAACAATTATGATTACAGGAGATCACAAGACAACAGCTCAGGCTATTGCAAAAGATATTGGTTTGATGGACGAGGATGATCGGGCAGTTACTGGTCAAGAATTAGACGCAATGTCTGACGAAGAATTGCGCCGCGAGTTATCAAATATTTCTGTCTATGCGCGAGTTTCTCCTGAAAATAAAATCAGAATCGTTCGTGCTTGGCAACAAGATCACCAAGTAACTGCAATGACCGGGGATGGTGTCAACGATGCCCCTGCCTTGAAACAAGCTGATATTGGTATTGCGATGGGGTCAGGTACAGACGTGGCAAAGGATGCTTCAAGTATGATTTTAACGGATGATAACTTTGTATCAATTGTCACAGCAGTAGGTATCGGACGAACAGTTTATGATAATATTAAAAAATCAATAAGTTATCTTTTCTCAGGAAATTTGGGGGCAATCATTGCTATTGTCTTTGCTTTAATTGTAGGTTGGGTTAATCCCTTTACCGCCTTGCAATTGCTCTTTATCAACTTAGTCAATGACTCTGTGCCAGCGATTGCATTAGGTATGGAAAAAGCAGAACCGGATGTTATGGCTAAACCACCACGTCGCTTGGACGAAGGGATTTTTGCGAATGGTTTGATGCGAATTATCTTAATCCGCGGTTCATTGATTGGGGTCGCAGCCATTATCTCTCAATATATTGGACAAAAAACTTCTGTTGAGATGGGTGTTGCGATGGCCTTTACCACTTTGATTTTGGCGCGAACACTGCAAACTTTTGCTGCACGTTCAAACTCACAAAATATTTTGCGATTAGGCCTTACAACGAACAAATATGTACTGGGTGCAGTTACTTTCTGTTTGGCTTTGTATAGTTTGACAACTCTTCCTTTCTTGCGTGAAATCTTCTCAATTCCCGCAAGCTTTGGTTGGACAGAATGGGTATGCGCAGCAGGACTTGCAGTTGGAGCCGTGATTTTCATGGAAATCTTTAAATCACTCAATGGAATCATCGAGCGTCGTCGTGCAAAACTTGTTTTTGATAAAAAATATCCAAAATAA